The window AGGATATTCGGGAAGTTGCCCAGATCGGATCATGAGTGACGTCATGGACGACCTCTTCGCCGTTATCGAGGACAGAAAGGAAACGCTCCCGGAGGATTCCTACACCGCATCGCTGTTCACTCACGAGAAGGGGCAGAACGCTGTTCTAGAAAAGCTCGGCGAGGAGACGACGGAACTCGTCCTCGCCGCGAAGGATAACGATCACGAGGAAATCGCCCACGAAAGTGCGGACATCGTCTACCATCTGCTCGTCCTGCTCGCGATGAAGGACATGGATTTGGCGGATTTGCGGGCCGAGTTGGCCGAACGGCGGTAACGTACGGGACTCGTCACCGGGTGGGTTCGTCGTTCGCCGGGACGGCCACAGTCCCCAAGACCTCTCGCGTATTCGCCTCATATTGCATGACGACTGCGATAACGAAAGACGACGAAGGGAAGCGTGTCGTAGAGGCGGACGGAGCGGAAATCGGCGTCGTTGCGGACGTTCGCCACGGAACGGCTCACGTCGAAGCAGAACCGAGCGTGGTCGAAAAGATGAAGCAGGAACTCAGTGCGGGCGGAAGCGACGAAAACACGTACGCACTCTCCGAAGATGCTATCGAGAAAATCGAGGACGATAGGGTCGTATTGCAGACCCGCGGCTAAGCGGTTTGGTCCAAAAAAACCTCGTGTACCCCTACCCGAGGTAACTGAACAGTGAGACTCAATTGATATATACTTTGTGTGTGGGAATGTAACGTAATGACATAAACGGCCTGCACAAGTAGGTAAGAACTAAACGAAATGAGAACGATACAGAAACAATACAGTATGGAACCACTGCCGAAAGCCAGTGAAATCCCCGCCGGATGGGAGCAGTCCCCCATCCGCGGCGACGAAATCGAACTCGAACATCAAAACGGAACGATCGCGGTAAAGGCGGTACGTACGACGAGCGCGGACGAGTGGGAACTCGAGATGGAGGACAGCATCAGCAACCAATACACGACGATTCGACCGGTGGGGCAGGCTGATACCCGGGAACAGGCGGTAATCGCACTCCTGGCACTTGCCGAGGCTGTCAACGACCTTCGTAATCAGCGGGGGGATGTCCGCCCGGACGACATCGTTCGGGAAGTAAAACGCGGCCAACGAATCCCTGTGTAGTCAGTTCGGCTCAGACGATTTTGCGCGCGATTTCCGCCGTTTCTTCCGCGGTTTCTCCGAGAATGTACGTGATGGGCTCGATACCGTAGCTCCCGGTGTGATAGAGAACTGTTGCATCGGGTTTTTCATCGAGGGCCGTCCCGAGCGTTTCATCGAGCGTGTCGTACGTGGCATCGAACTCCGCGGTTTCGTATCCCAACGCTTCGAGTCGGCTGATGATATCGGGGTCGTACCTGACGTTGAGTGCGGCATGGGCCCCAACGCCGTTGTCTCGCGCCGAGAGGAGGATGGAAGCGACGTGTTCGCTGACGCCGAACTCGGGGTCGGCCGGAATCGTTGCCCGTCCTTTCACATCGAAGATACGTCCTGGAATGCCTGCAACGTCGTCGATACCGTCCGCATCGGGTAAACACTCACACAGGTTCGACCCGACTGCGGGGATGAGCGACGAAAAGCCGCTGGTCTGCTCGACGACGCGTACTGCTCGGCGCATCGAGGTGAGAACACGTTCCGTCGCACGGAGTTCGTCTTCTGGGTCGTGGATGTTGAAATCGCCGCCGTGACCCTCCAACTTCGGCATCGATTCCTCGTGGAGTTGTGCGATGAGGTCGCGGTCTTCGAGTCGTCGGATGAGTACTTCCACCTCCACGAGGGCCTGCACTTGGCTCATGCTTCCCGTCGCGAGTCCCTCGCCGATTTCATCCACGAGGCGGACGACGCGTTCGTCGTCACGAATACGGTCGTTTTGTGCCACCTCGCCGTGGGCATACTTCGAAACGGCGCTCTGACTGATACCGAGCGCGTCAGCAACCTCGCTCTGTGTCAACCCACGCTCACGGAGTTCCTCTGCGAGCATCGAGCGAAACGTCGGGAGGAACTCCTCGACGACGATCTCCTCGGCGAACTTCACGTACCTCCACCTCCGAAATCCTGTTCCCCACCGAACTCGTGGTCGCTTCCGATTCGGGACGCCTGTGGGCCGTCTTGGTCCTGATATTTCGACCCACGTTCCGACCCGTACGGTCGTTCCGACGGGTTCTTGAGTTCGGTAAAGATGAGCTGTGAGATTCGTGTGTCGGGTTTCAGTGCGACGGGTGCCGTTCCGAGGTTCGACAGTTCGAGAGTGATTTGGCCGCGATAACCCGGATCGACGACTCCCGCAGTCGCGTGGACGACGACCGCCAGTCGCCCCAGTGAGGACCTGCCTTCCACGTGTGCCAACAGGTCCGCCGGAATCTCGACGCGCTCTTTCGTCGTCCCGAGTACGAAATCGCCGGGATGGAGGATGAACTCGTCGCCTTCTTCCACCACGGTTTCATCGACGTAACTATCGACTTCGCCTTCGCTATCCGGATGGATACACGGGATGTTCGTGCGCTGGAATTCGAGGAACTCCTTCCCGAGACGGAGGTCGATACTCGCCGGTTGAATCTGAAGGTCGGGTTCGTCTATCGGTTCGACGACCAGTGACCCTGACTCCAAACGACGGCGAATATCGGCATCGGAGAGTATCATGTCGGTAGAACGGTCGGGGGTAAGTAAAGAAGGTTCGGTCGTCATGCGTTGCCGAAAACTATCATTAGAATTATACTAATGCGATACCCCTGCTGCCGCATTCGTCCTACGGACGAGGATCGAGTGGCCAGCGTTTTGTCTCACCACCACCACGACCGAGTATGAAACAGGCCATCGTCGCCCGTACCGATATCGGAATGGGGCGGGGAAAGCTCGCAGCACAGGTCGCCCACGCATCTCTGTCCGCGTACGAGGAGACGGGACGGAAAGCACGAAAACGATGGAAGGGAGAGGGGCAAAAGAAAGTCGTGTTGAAAGCCAGCGGCGAAAAAGCGATCTTCCAACTGGCCGAAAAGGCGCGGGCGGAGGGGCTTCCACACGCCGTGATCCGGGATGCTGGGCACACGCAACTCGACCCCGGGACGGTAACTGCGTTGGCGGTCGGTCCTGCGGACGACGACCTCGTCGACCGGGTCACTGGAGACCTTTCTTTGTACTGATGGTTGCTCCCGTCAAAATACCAAATTCGAAATGTTTTAGCGAGTCGATTGCCCATTCTCTCGATGAAGAACGTCCCATGTTAACAACCATCTTATGAAGTCGGTAATGGACGAGCTGACTGTTCATTCAGTCCTCGATATGCTTCCGGACGTGTTCTATGCCTACGATACCAGCGGGTCGCTCGTCGAATGGAACAGGCGCCTCACTGAACTGTCCGGCTACGATGACGACGAAATCGAGGGGATGCATCCCCTCGATTTCGTGCCCGAGGAGGACGAGGATATGATTCTGGATGCCATCGACTCTGTCCTTACGAATGGTCATGTCGAGACACGTCAATCCGCGCTCGTGACGAGAAACGGGGAAAAAATTCCGTTCGAATTCAATGCGAGACAGATCTCCGATGCGAATGGAACCGTTCGCGGGTTCGTCGGTGTTGGGAGGAATATTTCCGATCGCCGACGGCGAGAGCGGGAGCTTCGCCGCGAGCGGGACCGGACACGACAGATATTCGAAACGAGTCCGATCGGAATCGTCATCTTTGACGCCGAAGCCACACCCATCGAAGTGAACGACCGTGCCAGTGAGATCCTTGGGATGTCGAAGTCGGAGATCGCCAACCGATCATATGAGAGTTGGAATCTCCTCGGCAGCGACGGTAATCCGGTGTCTGACGACGAACGACCGGTCGCTGCGGCAGTTCGTACCGGAAAACCGACGTATGACATGACCTACGGCATCGACCGACCGACCGGTGATCGTGTGTGGTTGTCCGTCAACACCGCGCCGATTTTCGACGCCGATGGTGACGTCGTGGAAGTCATCACTTCGATCGCCGATATCACCGAACAACGAAATCGCGAGCGTGAACTTCGCCGACAACGCGATGAACTGGGGACATTCAACCGTATCAACGAAATCGTCCGCGAGGTAACTCACGCGCTCGTCTCGGCCGCGACTCGTGAGGAGATCGAACAAACCGTCTGTGAGAGGCTCGCTGCTTCCGAGCTGTATCAGTTCGCGTGGGTTGGCGAATACGATGTCGTCGAAGAGGGTCTCGTCTCTCGAACGAGTGCTGGCGACGACGAGGGATACCATGAAATCATAACCCGGCGAATCGGTTCCGACCAGGAACGCCCCGCCGAGACAGCGCTTCGAACGGGGGACTCCTTCGTTACTCGCGATATCTCGAAGGAACCCTCACTCCCTGCAGAACTCCGCTCGGAAGGGGTTAATCGTGGAATTCACTCGGGAATCGCGGTACCGCTTTCGTACGGCCAAACGACCTACGGCGTTCTCGTCGTCTATGCGAGTCGCACCGACGCGTTCAGTGAGAGGGAGGCCGACGGATTCGAAGCCCTCGGCGAACTCGTCGGGTTCGCGATCAACGCCACTGAGAGCAAGAAACTCCTGACAACGGGATCGATAGTCGAGCTGGAGTTCGACGTTGCGGACGAAGACGCGCTGCTGGTTCCCCTCTCCCGTCGAGCGGACTGTACGTTCGTCCTCGAAGGGACGGTCCCGACGTCCGATGGCCAGCTTCTCTACTACCTCCGTACCGAGGGGTCGTCACCGGAACGAGTTGCGGAAGTCGCGAATACGTTTTCGAAGGTAGAAGACGCACGAGTCATCTCCTCACACGATGACACGGGACTGCTCGTGTTGTCCATCTCCGAATCACTCGTCCAACTGTTCGTGGAAATCGGCGCGAAGGTACGAACTGCTCGCGCACAAAAAGGGGAAGAGCACCTCGTCGTGGAAGTCGCACAGGATACCGATATCCGTACGCTGATAGACTCTGTTCAGTCGTCACATCCGGACGTGGAACTCGTCGCTAAACGGGAAGTCGAACCGACGGAGGAAGGGCAGAGTGCGTTTCGAGAGTCGTTTTCGGCGGACCTCACGTCCCGGCAACGCGCCGCGTTCCGTGCGGCGTATCTCGCCGGATACTACGACTGGCCACGTGGAAGTACGGCCGAAGACGTTGCAGACACCATGGAAATCGCACCTGCCACGCTCCATCAGCATCTTCGGAAGGCAGAGGGTAAATTGGCGTCTGCGTTTTTCGGCGACGACCGGGCCTGAAACGGTGGTTTTGTCGGTCGGGCCGTGTGTCTACCAACGCACGTAGGTACACAGTACTTGCCTACAACGCCCCATTACAGAGTCGATGAGTGAGAGACAGGCAAAGCTAGAAACACAAGCACGACTATCGGGCAGTGATACCGCCCTTTCACCCGAACTACTGTTCGATATTCTCGGCAGTCAACACCGCCGGTTCGTCCTGTCGAACCTCTCCAACGAATCGACTCCGATTCCGATCGATGATCTCGCGTACCGTCTCGCTGCATGGGAGGCAGGCACCACGGTCGCTGATGTATCCACGGAGATCGCGGAGGATATCGAAATACTGCTGTATCACGTTCACCTGCCGAAAATGGCGGATTCGGACCTCGTAACATACGATTCAGGGGATGGGGTCGTTTCACCTGGCAACGGTATCGAGTCAGCGACGGACTGTCTCGAACTCGCGGAATTTTAATCCCGTCCGGTTCATTCTCCGGACGAATGCGCGAGGCACATCCCATCGAAACGGCGGTCGGTATGAACTACTACGTTAGCGACGCCGCGGGAGTTGGCGGCCACCTCCGTGACACTGACGAAGATTTTCGCGTTCGGGAAATAGAGCGATTCGACGTCGAACCGCTCGACGCTGACCCAGGTTCGTACCCTCACCTCGTCGTCCGAGCAACCCTGCGAGGATGGGATACGAACGACTTCGCCAAACGGTTGTCCAGTAAACTGGCCATCAGTAGGGAGCGCGTCTCGTGGGCGGGGACGAAGGACAAGTACGCCGTGACGACCCAACTGTTCAGCCTTCGAAAGGTCACTCCCGACGAGCTGCCAGCAATTCGGAATGCCGACATCGAACCGCTCGGACGGTCGGGGCGGGCACTCCAGTTCGGCGACCTCGCGGGGAACGAGTTCGAAATCGTCGTCTCGAATCCCGACCGACCCGAAAACGCCGACGAAATCGCCGGCGAACTGCGGGAGTTCGCTGGCTCCCCGGACGGCGTCGCGGTGCCGAACTTTTTCGGCCAGCAGCGCTTCGGTAGTTTGCGCCCAATCACGCACGAAGTCGGTCTGCACATCGTCCGCGGCGAGTGGGAGGAGGCAGTCATGGCCTACGTCGGCAATCCGTTCGAGACGGAACCCGAAGACACTCAGTCCGCCCGAAACCGTGTCGAGGAAGTCGCACCCGACTGGGATGCCGTCCTCGACGCGCTTCCGAGACGACTCGGATTCGAGCGCTCGATGGCCCATCGACTCGTGGAAAACGGTGGCACGGAGCCGGAGGACTTCCGTGACGCGCTGGAATCACTTCCGACCAATCTTCAGCGACTGCTCGTGAACGCGGCCCAGTCGTACGTCTTCAACCAAATCCTCAGTGAACGTTTGGAACGCGGGCTTCCGTTCGACAAACCCGTCGCTGGCGACGTGGTTTGTTTCGCCGAAGAAGTTGATGGCTTCCTGCTGCCGGATATGGGCCGAGAACAGAACGTGACCGAAAAGCGCGTGAAAACCATCGAACGTCACTGCGAGCGTGGTCGAGCGTTCGTCACTGCACCCCTCGTCGGCACGGAAACCGAACTCGCTGACGGTGAACAAGGTGATATCGAGCGCGAGGTACTGGCGGACCTCGGCCTCGAACCGGCCGATTTCAACTCGCCAGGTGAGTTTTACTCGACCGGTACCCGCCGTGCGATTCTGGTTCGCACCGACTGCACCGTTGGACACGACCCCCTGTCGTTCGAATTTTCGCTCCCTTCGGGGTCGTACGCCACGGTCTTTTTGCGGGAGTTCCTGAAAGCGGACCCACTCGATATGGGGTAGATTTCGACTGGAACAGCTTACGACCTTTTCGCCGGAATCGTTCTGCCGAGGAGGAACGCTGGGACGCCGAACAGGGTTACGGCGACCAGAATGACGCCGACGAAGAGGAGCGAATAGAAGAGGTCGAGCGGCGACCCGACGGACGTGATCGGTCTCATCATCGCGAGCGCGCCCGCCAGAACCGTTGGCGGAAGGGCAATAGCGACTCTCCGGTATCTCGGGTCGCTAATGGCGTAGCCCACGACTGCCATCGAGAGCAGAAAGAGGGTGGAGAATGCGGCCAACAGCAAATCGTTGACAGCGTAGTAGTTCACCGCGAGCAGTCGAGGGACGAGGTAACTATCGACGACGATAGCACTGACGAACATCACCGCCATTCCTGTTCCCCACGCGAGGAGGACGCCGCCCGCAACGCGGGGGAGCGTCGGACGAAGGTCAGCGAAGGTCAGGAGTGCCAGTACGGTATAGGCTCCGCCAGCGATGACCATATGTGTGGGAAAGTTTGCCCAGTTTGCCATTTGCACAACGCCGAAGAGAAGCATGAGGACGCCAAGTGCGGTGACGGTTCCCGCAAGCCATTTTGCCGTCCGCTCATCTCGCTTCACGGTTTTTCCGCTGAGCCAGACGACCCCGAGGAGGAAGACCAGCAAGGAGACTGAGGGCAGAAGAACGTTGACCAGCAAATTCTGAATCACGTCGTCTGTCAGCGTTTCCGAGACCGACACAAAACTCCACGCTTCCCCGACCAAACCGCCTGACTGTGTGAACGTAACGAACGGGCCATCACCCGCATCGTCGGTAAAGGAAGTCAACACCAACCTGTTTCCGCGCACCGAGCGAAGCGACGGTGCGCGCGTAACGTGGGTTCCTGACGGCCCGACAACGGTCATCTCGTCGGCACCTAATCCGGAGAACTTTTTGCTCCCCTCGTCACGGAAGCCATCGAATCTGAGAGTGCCACCGCGTGTTTCGATGACCTGTTCGTCGCTCCGATACCGGAGGACGACAGTGTCGTTCCCGACGATTTCGGCCGAGAGGTAGGTTATATCGCTGTATCCTTCCGCATCACGAGCGATTTCGGTGAATGCGTATTCGTTTTCCCGGAAGAACGTTGCTGCCCGTTCGCTCGTCAGCCGATTTCTGACCGTCCAAATCGCGGTTTCGTTCTCGTAGACGTGAACCGTTACCGTGCTGTACTCGACATCTGTTGCTGTCTCGTTTTCGAGTTGGTTCTTTTCACCGTACCACATTGCCGTCTCACTGAATCCGGAACCGCACGGTTCGCAGACTGTTTGTGGCGGGCGACCGGCCATCGCTGGCGTCACTACCAGCAAGACAAGGACGAGGAGAGCAATCGTTCGAAGGCGGGAACGTGCCATATCTGGAATCATTTCTAATCAGATATGTTTGTTTCCCCTCACGCAGTTTCCACGAACGCGAAACGCCGAGATTAAACGCGACGATTGGAAAGTGACGTCTATGGAGTGTCGGCAGTGTGCGTCCCCGCTCGAACGTCCCGGCGACTACTGCCTCGTCTGCCGGACGCACAACGCCGACACGGTGGTGCTTTCGCTCGACCGCGACCACGCGGAGTTGACGATGTTGTCGGAAGACGTGGTGGTCGGAAAAACGGACGTGCGGACGACGCCCGAGAACGGTGATGCGGAGGTGGTCGAACTCCGTAACTTCGCGGGTCGAATCGCGGACGAGATTCGGCGAAAACGCCCCGAGGAAGTGTTTGCGGCGGGCGAGCGCGACGTGATTCGGGCGGTTCGCGCGCACCTTCACCACGATTTCTATCGGGTCGGAGCGGAGAACCCCGTCGAAGACGTGCTTTCGCGGCGAGGTGAGCGTTCGCTAGAAGTCGTCCAAACCGACCCCGCAGACAAACTCGGTGGGTCACACACCACGCTCATCGGCAACCGCGATGGCATGCGCGTGATTCAAGAAGTCGCCTGCCACCCGCACGTCAAAAAAATCATACCCGGCCCGATCAGTGCGGGTGGTGCGAGTTCGGACTCCGGTGTTCGCGCCAAAGCCACCCGAGCGGACGAAAACGGGAACGTTAGACTCCTGCTCCGAGATGGTTCGAGCGTCCAGGAAAACCGCGTCGTTACTACCGCGATGGACAGGGAACTCGGCGAGCGTATCCGCGACGACCTGAACGAAGCACTCGGGGAGACCGGGTTCCGATAGCCGGATGCTGTGGGCTCGCCGAGCTTACCCCGTATCACTTCATTCGAGCCCCAGGGCTTTTGGGGCTGGCTAATTAGATGTAATTACATGGCCACACGCTACGACGCGGTCCTCGCGGCGATTCCGACGCTATCGGGCGGTGGATATGTGGCAGGGCAGTTCACGACGTTTCCGCTGACGGTGCTCGGACTGCTCGGCGCAGTGCTGGTTATCGGGTACGCGTTGGCCCGACCGCCGGTCTGAACTCAAAGGCTTTATCTGTCCTCTCGGGTAATTCTCCGGTACTATGGCCGAAGACTCTAAATCACGAACCGGCAGTGCCGGTCGGTTCGGCGCGCGATACGGTCGCGTCGCCCGCAAGCGTATCTCCGAAATCGAAGCGGACATGAACGAGAACCACACCTGCCCGGACTGCGGTAACGACACCGTCGACCGGAAAGGAACGGGTATCTGGGCCTGCGGCCGCTGTGGCTACACGTTCGCTGGCGGTACCTACCGCCCGCAGACGCCCGCCGGAGAGACCGTCAAACGTTCCATCCGTGCCGCACTCGCTGACGAAGAATGAGCTACAAATGCTCGCGTTGTAAGCGGGATGTCGAACTGGACGAGTACGGCGGCGTTCGCTGTCCGTACTGCGGCCACCGCGTCCTGTTGAAGGAGCGGAGCAGGGACGTCAAGGAAGTTCACGTCCGATAGCCCCGTGTCACACGACGCGCGTTTCGATTTCGAATACGAATCCACAGAGCGTGCACTGCTGATTTTCCGGAGCGTCGAACAAGAAATCGGTAAAATCGACGACGAACGCTCACGAACGACCGTGAAAATGGATGGGTGTACGGTCGTCATTCACGTTTCTGCGGACGACCTCGTTGCCCTCCGTGCCGCGATGAATACGTGGCAAACGCTCGCCGGTGTCGCGGAGCGAGTGTCGGCGGTCGGCGACTCGTCCCCTATCGGTCAGTGACCTCAGTTCGGTTTTCGCCAGGATATCGTACCGATCGCGCCAGCCACCGCGACCAACGGTTGCGAAAGACGATACGGGCGACTCCGGCGACCGTCAGTCGTCCCTCCATTCGTATCCATCCCCGACGTCGGACAATATCCCTTCATCGCGCCAGGTTTCGACCACCGCTTCGAGCCCCTCCCGATAGGTCGGGAATCGAGGTTCCCAATCGAACGTTTCGCGGAATCGCTCGTTCGATGTCGGAGCCGAGTTCGTCAGGAGACGGACCGACGATTTGCCGACGATCGGGCGCGCCAGCCATCCCGGGATCCGTCGCGGTTCGGGGGCATCGAGTCGGTCGGCGAAGGACCGGAGGAAGGTCGAAAGCGTCACCGGTCGGTCGTCGGTGACGTGCCAGATCCCGGTCGGGTTCGATTCGCTCGCCGTCGTGAACGCTCTCGCTGCGTCTTCGACGTGCACTATCGAGAGCATTGCATCCCGTCGTCCGAGGAGACCGCCGCCGAGAATCGGGTATTTTCCGTCCAATAGTCCGGAACCCATCTGACGGGTGTGTGTCGATTCGGGCGCGTAAAACCAGCCACACCGGAGGATTCCGACCTCGAACCCGTGTTTCTTCCCCCCTTTCCGGACGACCCGCTCCGCGTCGAGTGCGGACCGCGTCACCCGGTTCGGGTTCGGCGGTGCGTTCTCGTCGTACGGCGACCCGTCCGGCCTGCGGGCCAACCACGTGATGCTCTGTTGGAGGAGTCGGTCGGCACCGACTTGGTTCGCGACGGAAACGAGGTTTCGCGCCCCCTCAACGCGCACCCGGTCGTTCAGCACCCACTCCTCGTCCGTCGGTTTCGTGCCGGTCGGAATCGCGGTCGCGGCGTGGATGAGTACGTCACAGTCCGCTGCCGTGTCGATGAGCGATTCGCGGTCGAGGACGTCGCCGCGACGTGGCTCTCCCCCGCACTCGTCGACGACTTCGTCGCCTCGTGCATCCCGCGTGAGACCGACGACCGAATGATTTCGCCCGGTGAGTTGCTCGACGAGTCTGCGACCGAGGACGCCGGTCGCTCCTGCGACGAAGACGTTCATACATATTCGATAGGTATGGATGTCGATAGGTGTTCTGCCGCAGCACGTTGGTTACTCTATGCGAATCGTGGCTCGAGGAGGCAACCGACGAAGCAACGAGTTTTCGAATCCGACTACCCTTCCCGAATCGACTGTTCGACGGCGACCGCGGTGGTGTCGATCAGCGTCGTTCCATCGTCACTCCACGGCTTCCGACCTCCTGCGACGGACCGAAGCACGGTTAGTCGCGAACACGCTCGAACCGCGCACTCGAGAGCGATTCAACCCACTCAAACCCGACAACAGCCGATTACGTCCTCGGGCGCGTGTTCAGCTAAAAGAGTGGCTTTTTCCGTCCTGACCACGAGGTTGTCCATATGCAGGGCAATCTTCCACCGGAAGCACAGGAGAAACTCGAGCAACTGCAAGACCTTCAGGACACGGCACAGCAGGTCGCCGTGCAGAAGAATCAGGCCGAGACCCAACTGACCGAAGCGAAGAACGCGCTCGACGAACTCGAAGACATCGACGAGGACACGACGATGTTCCGAGAAGTCGGCGAACTGTTCGTCAAGACGGATTTCGACGAAGCGCAGTCCGACCTCGACGACAAGGTTGACAGCCTCGAAATCCGCGTCGAGACGCTCGAAAAACAGGAGAGCCGCGTGCAAGAGCAGTTCGAGTCGCTTCAGACCGAACTCCAAAGCATGCTTGGTGGCGGCGGTGCAGGACCATCCGGACCGTCCGGACCTGGCGGCGCTGGCGGCGCGTAAGCGATGGTAGACGACGAAGCAGTCGTCCAAACTGCCGCGGAGGCAGCCGAGGACGTGATTTTCTCGCGTATCAAGCAGTCCCAAGTGAAGGACTTCGACGTGACTGTCACGTTCGAAGAGGGCGTCCTCGACGTGGATGTGTACGTCAACGCCCCGAACGCGAATCGGGATGAAGAAAAGGTCGCAAACGATGCGGCGCTGGCAGCCCGCGCGTCGGTGGACGAACTGTTCGCCGAAGAATCGGCGTAGGGTTCGTCCGTTCCTTGCTCGTGCAAGGAAAATGATTATGCCATTTTAGCCACTTCAAATTATCCGTGACGAGTCATCAGTCACTGGCCTGCGAGGAGGACGACCGCCCTCAATGGCGGAATCGACGCGCTTTCCTCGCGTCGTGAGACAGCGTTCCTTCGGGCTGATCCGCCCACCCGATTCCCAGCGGGACAACCGATGGCCGGGTTTGTTTCCACGGGCGAACCGGTACGCACCGAGCAGTGAAACGCCCTCCCGAGTTGGAGTAGGCGAGGACCTGCATCATCGACGTACGCCGGGACACGCCGAACATGATGACCCGAAAACCCTCGATGGAGACATCGGGGGGGAGTAGGTCAGCGTGCAGTCGTCACACACGGAGAATTGGTCTGTCACACCTGATCCAGCGGTTTCCGGGGCGATTTCAGGGCTTTCACACTTTCCGGGCGGTTACGGTTTTTGGGGCCTCTTCATGGAGTTATCCGCGGTTGTGGAGAAAACCACGAGCACGAGGAGGGTGAGTGCGAGTGTGGTGAGCCACGGTACCGGCAGTTCGAGGGAAAGGAAGGAGGGGCCTCTTTCACAAGCGTGACTTGTGCCGAGCAGTGTCCGTATCGACGATCCAACCTCTATCCACTTCTGTCGGACCGGATTCGACCACCTTCGGTGATTGCTCTCCGGATATTCACTCTCGAACCTGGAGGTTGCCGTGGGCACGGAACACTCCTTCCGGATCGTATTTTGCCTTTATTTGTGCGAGTTTCTCCGCGTGCTCCCCGAACGGAACTCCAGAGGGGTCCTCCTCGAGGCCGGGGAAATTGACGTATTGGCCGTGCGCTTCGGGATGCTTGCGCATCTGTGCGATACTATCGCGAACCCATTCCACTGCGACCTCGGTTTGCCGGGGGTCGTCCCAGTTCGCCTCGAAGTTGAGTCCGTACG of the Haladaptatus caseinilyticus genome contains:
- a CDS encoding 50S ribosomal protein L37ae — its product is MAEDSKSRTGSAGRFGARYGRVARKRISEIEADMNENHTCPDCGNDTVDRKGTGIWACGRCGYTFAGGTYRPQTPAGETVKRSIRAALADEE
- a CDS encoding DNA-directed RNA polymerase subunit P, coding for MSYKCSRCKRDVELDEYGGVRCPYCGHRVLLKERSRDVKEVHVR
- a CDS encoding KEOPS complex subunit Pcc1 — encoded protein: MSHDARFDFEYESTERALLIFRSVEQEIGKIDDERSRTTVKMDGCTVVIHVSADDLVALRAAMNTWQTLAGVAERVSAVGDSSPIGQ
- a CDS encoding NAD-dependent epimerase/dehydratase family protein; its protein translation is MNVFVAGATGVLGRRLVEQLTGRNHSVVGLTRDARGDEVVDECGGEPRRGDVLDRESLIDTAADCDVLIHAATAIPTGTKPTDEEWVLNDRVRVEGARNLVSVANQVGADRLLQQSITWLARRPDGSPYDENAPPNPNRVTRSALDAERVVRKGGKKHGFEVGILRCGWFYAPESTHTRQMGSGLLDGKYPILGGGLLGRRDAMLSIVHVEDAARAFTTASESNPTGIWHVTDDRPVTLSTFLRSFADRLDAPEPRRIPGWLARPIVGKSSVRLLTNSAPTSNERFRETFDWEPRFPTYREGLEAVVETWRDEGILSDVGDGYEWRDD
- a CDS encoding prefoldin subunit beta, with amino-acid sequence MQGNLPPEAQEKLEQLQDLQDTAQQVAVQKNQAETQLTEAKNALDELEDIDEDTTMFREVGELFVKTDFDEAQSDLDDKVDSLEIRVETLEKQESRVQEQFESLQTELQSMLGGGGAGPSGPSGPGGAGGA
- a CDS encoding DUF3194 domain-containing protein, with protein sequence MVDDEAVVQTAAEAAEDVIFSRIKQSQVKDFDVTVTFEEGVLDVDVYVNAPNANRDEEKVANDAALAARASVDELFAEESA